GTCGGCCGGGCGCACGTCGATACCGACCAGGGGTCCCGCGCCGGTCACCGGCACGGTGCGCGTCACCTTGCGGGCGTCGGTGTCGATGATGACGAGGCTCTTGCCGTCGGCGAGGCCGACGAGGGTCGCCGCGAGGGACGGGGCCGCCGCCAGCCCGGCGGCGGCGATCGTGATGGCGGCGATCACGTGGGTCGGTCTGCTTGTCATGGATCCCTCCGGTTCTCTCGGTGTCGCGCGCCCAGGGGACGTCGCTGTTCGGTCTACGCGCCGCCGCCGCCGGGGGATGACCGGCTCACGCCCTTGTCACGGCGCGGGAGGATCGTGTGAGGCGCGACGGCCGGCGGGCGGCGATAAAGCGCGTGCAAGCCTGCATGCGGTCCGCTATTGACCGGCCGCGTTCGAAATCCCGCGACGAGGCCAGATCGACATGGCGGACGGCGACTCACGGATCCTTCAACTCGCGCCCGGCGACAATGTCGCGGTCGCGATCCACGAGATCGAGGCGGGCGAGACCGTGCGCATCCATGGCCGTGAGATCGCCGTTCCCCGGACGCTGCCCGTGGGCGGCAAATTCGCCGCGCGGCGCATCGAGACCGGGGAGCCGCTCGTCAAGTACGGCACGACGATCGGCCGCGCGACGGCCGACATCGCGGTCGGAGCGCCGCTGGATTCGACCAATACCGGCTGATTTCCGCCGTGGAGGCGTGATTCCCCCGCCGCGCGTTCCGCTCTAGGATCGCGCCGAACGGGGGGGGAGGCAAGCGCATGCGGCTCCGAGGCAAGAAGTGCGTCGTCACGGCGGCGGCGCAGGGGATCGGCGAGGCCACGGCGCGGGCCTTCGCGCGCGAGGGCGCCGAGGTGTTCGCCACCGATGTCGACATCGACAAGCTGACGCGCGCGCTGGGCGGCGTCGCCGGGATACGGCCGTCGCGGCTGGACGTGCTCGACAAGACCGCCATCGGGGTTCTGGCGCGGGCCACCGGGCCGGTCGACGTTCTCTTCAACTGCGCCGGGTTCGTCCATCACGGAACCGTGCTCGACGCCACCGACGAGCAGTGGGAGTTCGCCTTCGACCTCAACGTCCGCAGCATGTTCTGGACGATCCAGGCGTTCCTCCCGGCGATTCTGGAGTCCGGCCGGGGCGCCTCGATCGTCAACGTCGCTTCGGCGGCGTCGTCGCACAAGGGCGCGCCGCTGCGGTTCATCTACGGCACGACCAAGGCCGCCATCGTCGGGTTGACCAAGTCGGTCGCCGCCGATTTCGTGAAGCAGGGCGTGCGCTGCAACGCGATCTGTCCGGGAACCATCCAGACGCCGTCGCTCGACGACCGCATCGCGGCGATGGGCGGGGACGCCAGTATGTTCAAGGCCCGCCAGCCCGGCGGCCGGTTCGGCACGCCGGACGAGGTGGCGGCTCTGGCGGTCTATCTAGCCGGCGACGAGAGCGCCTTCACCACCGGTACGACGCACGTGATCGACGGCGGCTGGAGCGTATGACATGGCCGCGGGCCGGCACGCCGCGCGCGATATCGGCGCCGTCCTGGCCAAGGCGCCAGTCATCCCGGTCCTGACGCTGTCCGGAGCCGAGGACGGCGTTCCGGTGGCGCGGGCCTTGGTCACCGGCGGACTGAGGGTGCTGGAGATCACCCTCAGGACGGATGGCGCGTTGGAGGCGCTACGGGCGATCGTGGCCGAGGTGCCGGAGGCCATCGCGGGGGTCGGCACCGTGCTGGCGCCAAGCCAGTTCGCGGAGGCGCAGCGAGCCGGCGCTCAGTTCGCGGTCAGTCCCGGTCATACCACGGCGCTGCTCGACGCCGCCCGGGCGGTAGATCTGCCCTACTTGCCCGGGGTGGCGACGGTCTCGGAGGCCATGGAGTTGGCGGAACGGGGCTACAGGTACCTCAAGTTCTTTCCCGCGGCCTCGGCGGGTGGAACGGATGCGCTTCGGCAGATCGCGGGCCCCTTGCCGGATTTACGGTTCTGTCCGACCGGCGGCATCGACGACCGCACGGCCGCCGCCTATCTCGCGCTTCCGAACGTGGCCTGTGTGGGGGGATCGTGGCCCGCTCCAGCGTCCGCGATCGGCGCCCGCGACTGGCCCCGTATCGAAGCGCTCGCCGCCGCCGCCGCCGCCTTGACGCGCGCCGTGGGGGCGGTGGATTGACGCCGGTCAATGCCGGCGGAGGACGCGGCCGGGAAAATGAAGCCAGCGTCACGGTGGCGTGAATCGGCGTCTTGTGTCATGTAAAGGCCCGATTTTGGTCCGGCGGGCGTCGCCGGTGCAAATTGACCGGAGCGACTCATCTATGACCGGGCGTGGGTTCTGGCGGGCGCTATGGGCGGCCGGCGTCCTTGTCTGCGCCACGGGTGGCTCGGCGGTCGCGGCCGATCCGCCGGTCGCCATCATACTGAACTCCGAAGAAGCGTCGATGAGCATCGTCGACCGTCTCATGATGCAGGAGGTCGACAGGCGCCCGCTCGGACGTGAACCGCACCACCTCATCCTCACGCCGGACGGCAAGGATCTGATCGTCGCGTCGACGGTGACCAACGAGCTGGTGTTCCTCGATCCGGTCACCGCGGTCGAGCGGAAGCGCATCCGCAACATCCTCGACCCCTACCAGCTCGGGTTCAGCCCCGACGGGAAATGGTTCGTGACCGCGGCGTTCCGCATGAACCACGTGGACATATACGAGGCGAAGGATTTCAAGCTGGTGAAGCGCATCGCGCTGCACACGCTGCCAAGCCACATGGCTTTCAGCAAGGACAGCTCTTCGGTCTATTTCACAGTCCAAGGCTCCAACCAGGTCGCTGCGGTGTCGCTGGAGCGCCAGGAGATCATGTGGAGTCTCGACGTCGGCGATTCGCCGGCGGGGATCTTCGTCCTTCCGGACCAGAAGCGGCTGCTGGTTGGGCTGACGGGCGAGGACGCCGTCGTCGTCGTCGACATGGCGCGGAAGGAGGTCGTGAAGCGCATCACGACGGGCCGGGGCGCGCACAACCTCTTTCGGACGCCGGATCCGAAGCGCGTGATGGTCTCCAACCGGATCGAGGGCACCATCGGCGTGATCGACGTCGAGAAGCTCGAGCTGGTCGACACCATCAAGGTCCCCGGCGGGCCGGACGATCTCGATTTCACGCCCGACGGCAAGCAGATCTGGGTCACGCTGCGCTGGCGCCGCAAGGTGGCGGTCGTCGATCTCGCGACCCGCAAGGTGGTCGGCACGGTCAACGTCGGCCGTTCGCCGCACGGCCTCTACCTCAACGGCCCGCATACGGTGTCGCGGTCGCGCGACGCGCCGCCGGAGGCGCCGCCGGCGCGCACCGCCGAGGAAAAGGGCCGCCAGTAGGCGGCCCCGCGGCACGGAGAGCGCGATGCGCTGGTTGCTGGATTTCTGGATCGAGGTCCAGGCTTGGATCCTGGAGACGATCGTCAATCCCGCGCTCTTCAAGCTCGGGCTGATGACGTTCCTCGACGACGCGCCGGCGCTGGTCGAGATCGTCATGCTCGGCGTCGTCCAGATCGCGGTGATCGCCTGCGTGTTCATGCCGCTGGAGCGTCTGGCGCCCGCCGAGCGGTGGCCGGACCACAAGCTGGCGCGGGTCGACGTCGTCTACACCCTCCTGAACAAGCTCGGCGTCATGCCGCTTCTGGTGTTCCTCGTCCTCTACGATCTCAACGACCTGCTGCTCGACGCGGTGCGCGAGCACGGGCTCGTGATGCCGACGATCGAGCTGCATGTCCCCTGGCTGCGCGACAAGCCGCTCCTGCTGTTCGCGATCTACTTCCTCGTCTACGATTTCGCCGGATACTGGCTGCACCGCATGCAGCACGGATTCCGCTGGTGGTGGGCGCTGCACAGCCTGCACCACAGCCAGCGCCAGATGACGTGCTGGTCCGACGACCGCAACCACGTCCTCGACGACCTGCTGACGTCGCTGTATTTCGCGTTCGTCGCGCTCGCGATCGGCGTCGCGCCCGGCCAGTTCGTGATGATCCTGCTGCTGGGCCGGCTGATCGAGAGTTTCTCGCACATCAACCTGCGCTTCGGCTTCGGGCGCTACCTCGACAAGGTCGTCGTCGATCCGTGGTTCCACCGCACGCACCACGCCATGGCCAGCCCGGCGGAACCGCATATCCACGACCGCAATTTCGGGACGGTCCTGCCGGTCTGGGACCTGCTGTTCCGCACCGCCGTCTACGACTACAAGCCGCGGCCGACCGGGGTCGACGACTCCGCCGACGCCGACAACGGCAAGGGCTGGATCGGCCAGCAGGTCGCCGGCTTCGCCCGGCTCGGCCGCGCGCTGATCGCCATGGTGCGGCCGCGCGCGGTGCGGGCGCCGGCCGAGTAGGGCGTCAGACGCCGTCGCGGCGCTCCAGCGCGGCG
The genomic region above belongs to Rhodospirillales bacterium and contains:
- a CDS encoding UxaA family hydrolase codes for the protein MADGDSRILQLAPGDNVAVAIHEIEAGETVRIHGREIAVPRTLPVGGKFAARRIETGEPLVKYGTTIGRATADIAVGAPLDSTNTG
- a CDS encoding SDR family oxidoreductase — its product is MRLRGKKCVVTAAAQGIGEATARAFAREGAEVFATDVDIDKLTRALGGVAGIRPSRLDVLDKTAIGVLARATGPVDVLFNCAGFVHHGTVLDATDEQWEFAFDLNVRSMFWTIQAFLPAILESGRGASIVNVASAASSHKGAPLRFIYGTTKAAIVGLTKSVAADFVKQGVRCNAICPGTIQTPSLDDRIAAMGGDASMFKARQPGGRFGTPDEVAALAVYLAGDESAFTTGTTHVIDGGWSV
- a CDS encoding sterol desaturase family protein gives rise to the protein MRWLLDFWIEVQAWILETIVNPALFKLGLMTFLDDAPALVEIVMLGVVQIAVIACVFMPLERLAPAERWPDHKLARVDVVYTLLNKLGVMPLLVFLVLYDLNDLLLDAVREHGLVMPTIELHVPWLRDKPLLLFAIYFLVYDFAGYWLHRMQHGFRWWWALHSLHHSQRQMTCWSDDRNHVLDDLLTSLYFAFVALAIGVAPGQFVMILLLGRLIESFSHINLRFGFGRYLDKVVVDPWFHRTHHAMASPAEPHIHDRNFGTVLPVWDLLFRTAVYDYKPRPTGVDDSADADNGKGWIGQQVAGFARLGRALIAMVRPRAVRAPAE
- the eda gene encoding bifunctional 4-hydroxy-2-oxoglutarate aldolase/2-dehydro-3-deoxy-phosphogluconate aldolase, yielding MAAGRHAARDIGAVLAKAPVIPVLTLSGAEDGVPVARALVTGGLRVLEITLRTDGALEALRAIVAEVPEAIAGVGTVLAPSQFAEAQRAGAQFAVSPGHTTALLDAARAVDLPYLPGVATVSEAMELAERGYRYLKFFPAASAGGTDALRQIAGPLPDLRFCPTGGIDDRTAAAYLALPNVACVGGSWPAPASAIGARDWPRIEALAAAAAALTRAVGAVD
- a CDS encoding beta-propeller fold lactonase family protein — encoded protein: MTGRGFWRALWAAGVLVCATGGSAVAADPPVAIILNSEEASMSIVDRLMMQEVDRRPLGREPHHLILTPDGKDLIVASTVTNELVFLDPVTAVERKRIRNILDPYQLGFSPDGKWFVTAAFRMNHVDIYEAKDFKLVKRIALHTLPSHMAFSKDSSSVYFTVQGSNQVAAVSLERQEIMWSLDVGDSPAGIFVLPDQKRLLVGLTGEDAVVVVDMARKEVVKRITTGRGAHNLFRTPDPKRVMVSNRIEGTIGVIDVEKLELVDTIKVPGGPDDLDFTPDGKQIWVTLRWRRKVAVVDLATRKVVGTVNVGRSPHGLYLNGPHTVSRSRDAPPEAPPARTAEEKGRQ